In Labrus mixtus chromosome 22, fLabMix1.1, whole genome shotgun sequence, the genomic window TTCACAGCCTTTTGAAGCGATGCCTCATAATAAACTAGTTTATCTGTTGTTGCTACTATTATACAGACTAGGCCTCTATAAGAGCAGGCAGAAATTTAGGAAACATGAGTGTACAAATGGGAAGTGAAGCATCAAGAAGGAcgagttaaaaacaacaaaaagggtCGTCACGGCtgtatgttgttctctgtgttgtttgtcccttctccccttctGTAGTCTCCAGCTCGGCCCAGGTGAAGCTTCTTGTAGCCTCACAAGGTGCACCTGGCCTCAGTGCTTAAAAGCCCCGTGCTGAGTTCAGGGGTGTAGTTAGTTTTTGATTTGATCTGTGTGTAATAATTTAGTTATTTGTGtccttttgttttgactttgatAAGGTGTATGATGTGTTTAATTGGGTCAGTTTGGGGGTTGCTGTTAGCCCCATAGGACGGCCTTAACAAGTGCCTAGCAGTAATCAAGGAGcatcaacataaaaacaagcaAGAAAAGGCCAAACTATGTAAAAAGGTTTATCTAAAAAAGGAAAGTCTCCTGTTCTGTTTTGAATCTCTCATCAGGCTGCGGTGCCCTCAGGTGGTAGGAAAGGGTACTCCACAGCCTGATCTCCCATAGTGGGCAGCTTTAGTCCAGGGAGATGGAGACGCTTGATGTTGGTGGAGGTTTGTGGGGTGAGCGGGTCCTTGAGGCAGGGTGGGACATTTCTATAGATGCTCTGATGGGTCAACAGGGAGATTTTGTATTCGATGAGGTGTTGAATGGGACTCCAGTGAAGAgtgtgatgtgttcatgttttcacaCCCTCAACAGGATCCtaataattaaaatgtgtgtaaatgatTTTGAAACGACCTGTGTTTTTATGGTTGTCATGACATAATGGTTTTATATTCTTATGATCTATATTTTATAATCACACAGCAGTATCCTATTTGTTATAGATCTGTTTAATTTGTAACTGAGAGCATGAACACTAATAAACTCAAACTAATGTATAAATGATAAATAGATTCCTCATGGTCAGTATGTTTCTGTCAGTGTCGCAGAGCTCAGGAACAAAGTGGCCGTGGAGCACGAGAAGGGGAAGCAGAAGGATCAGACTCCCAAGGCGTCGTACGGATATGGAGGGAAGTTTGGAGTGGAGAAGGACAGAATGGACAAGGTCAGTTAGTTCGTTAACCTCCTTTCAGCTTCCTCCAGATGTAATCTCTTTAGTGCTCTTCTCTGTATCCACGCGTTTACAGActctctgctgcaggctgaacttgtctatgaatgtgtgtgcactgtTCAGGCGGCTCTGGGGCACGACTACGTGGCTCAGGTTGAGCAGCACTCCTCCCAGAAAGACGCAGCGAAAGGCTTCGGCGGGAAATTCGGTGTTCAGAAAGACCGCGTCGACAAGGTGAGACTCCCACTCTCCATGAAGGTCAAAACATACTTAGACAATAATTCTCTCTGAAATATCTTtgtaaggcaaggcaagtttatttatatagcacatttcaacaacaaggcaattcaaaatgcttcacacaagacaaaagcatcatgacagaggaaagaaaagaaacattaaaatagaaaatttaaaaatcactgaaattgttaaatctgaaaatatgttcaaataaaaataattaaaatgaaattaatttaattaaaataaaataaaataaataaaataaataaaataaataaaataaataaaataaataaaataaataaaataaaataaataagtaaaataaaagagttaaaaaaataattacgtGCAGAGTAAAAGTTGTATGTCCTTAACTTTATAGTAAGGTATCTTTAAAGCAGTAAATCTAGTTTAAATATGATCTGTGTCTGTGCAGTCTGCCATGGGCTTTGAATACAAAGGAGAGGTGCAGCAACATGCGTCTCAGAAAGGTGAGTCCTCTGTCGAGCCTCAAACTCTTCTCACTTATAGTACAGTGCTTTCCTGTAGGAAGAGACTGCCTAAAAGACAATCCGTGCCTTTTTAGATCACTCAAAGGGATTTGGAGGGAAGTACGGGGTGGAGAAGGAGAAAGTGGACAAGGCTGCTTTGGGCTACGACTATAAAAGCCAGACAGAGAAACACCAGTCACAGAAAGGTGAGTTTGAGTTGTATGCATGTGAgttgtttcatattttgtgcATGGATGAAAAGCTTTATCTTGAGTGTGAATTTCCCCAGACTACGCTAAGGGCTTTGGAGGGAAGTACGgggtggagaaggagaaggtgGACAAAGCTGCTCTGGGCTACGACTATaaaggagaaacagaaaaacaccagTCACAGAAAGgtgagtttaaaaatgaagcgTTTGATTTTCAGCTTCAGATttgacacttttattttattttttcggTGTGacgtgttctctctctctttgtgctctTCATTAATGTGACGCTCAGATTACTCAAAGGGATTTGGAGGGAAGTACGGcgtggagaaggagaaggtgGACAAAGCTGCTCTGGGCTACGACTATAAAGGCGAGACGGAGAAACACCAGTCACAGAAAGGTGAGGACACACCCACACGTGTgcgtttataaaataaaatacatctcCTTGTATTTGAGAGTGATCAGATGTTTGTCCTTTCAGATTATTCAGCAGGGTTCGGAGGTCGTTACGGAGTACAGGCAGACCGCATGGATAAGGTCAGTGGTGTGGCGGCTAAGATTGAAGAGAGACTGAGTGGGCCTCTACCTCTGACtcgttcataaaaaaaaataatattcaaattCCAGATAagtttgttgatttattgatctaaagagtgaaaaaatcattttatacAAAAGTCATAAATATGATGATACTGTGTTTTAgtttgacctgtggctccttcctcTTCATTCCTCTCTCAcgttctctttctgtctctctctctctctcactctcttctcttctctctctctctctttctctctctctcttctctctctctctctctctctctctctctctctctctctctctctctctctctctcgccctgattctATATCCACGGTCCTGAATCTAAAACAAATTAGAGAGACAAGCATCAAATTGATCATCCAAACTGTGAATCTGAATCGTCTCCCAACACACCGGCTGATCATTCCAGCACCAGTCACCATTAAAAGATTCAAATGGGATAATGATTCTTGCTTATCTCGACCTTTTCAATCAgttctatctctctccctgttgatgtgttttagaGTGCAGCTGGCTTCTCAGACATCGACTCCCCCACCTCAGCCTATGAAAAGACACAACCAATAGAGGCCTGTAAGTTTACCCACCATCATCGACTAATCTCTGCCAACTTCCCGCTGATCGATGAAAGCAGTGCCAAAAACTAAAcatgcttttttattattattcgtTGTATGATCCAGCAAGTTCAGGAGCGGGGAAACTGAAGGCCCGTTTTGAGAACATGGCCAAGGCGTCAGAGCAGGAGAACCGgaagaaagcagaagaagagcgAGCGAGAAGACAAGCCCGAGAGAGCGGCGAGCGAGAGGCAGCCAAACGCAGACAGGAGGTAACGgataaagtgcaaaaaaaaacaaaacatgtaaacaggTCCAAATGAAGTCAAAGATGGCGTCCATTGTTTAGATCTTGTTCTCTACAggaggagagaagcagagagcagGAAAGTCATCCACCACCTGTTCCAGATGTGGAGCCAGAGCGCTTCATGCCACAACAAGAAACCCACCAGTACATGCCTGAGATACAGGAAataccagaaccagaaccagaggTTAGTCCCCCTGATAACACACTAAGATCCCACATAAAGAGTATTGAATCACAAGTTCATTCCAACATCTTGCACATTTGTTAGCAGGTGATATCGTGTTTCTACACATGCAAACTTAAACGTAAATCAGGCCCGTAGTACGATACAGtcatatgtgatgttttttaatttttcatttgatttcagaTCTGTGTGAATAATTTAGAATATCACCAGACTTAAAGGTTGGGGATtgtggggaggaaaaaaaaagcaaaacaaatcttTGTCCCTTGATTGTTAAGATGATAAATAAAGGGCACAAACTGGGTCTGAATTCTTGAAGGTCGATTCCAGGATTTGATATCGcaatttgaaatatattttatggTGTTGACAAAAGGAGCCAGAGTACGAAGAGCCACCAGCTCTGCCCCCGCGCGGTGACGACACGGATGAGGAAGTGGACGCTCCGCCGCTACCTGGCAGATCAGCAtatgtggaggaagaggaagtggatgCTCCGCCGCTACCTGGCAGATCAGCATatgtggaggaagaagaggaggaggatgctcCGCCGCTACCTGGCAGATCAGCAtatgtggaggaggaagaggagggcgaGGGAGAGTACGAGGACCTTTCTGAACCGCCTCCGGTGCCGACAGGTTTGTGTGGGACTTTCAGTTAATCTTAAaacctttagtttttttttttttaaacctctttaaTTTAAACGTTTTCTTTCACAGAGACGGATAACGACTATGAAGACCTGACGTGTGGCCTGCAGGCCGTCGCACTTTATGACTACGAAGGAGGTGCGTCAGTGTTTCAGTTCATTTTCTAACTTTCGGTATTCCTCCCTGCACCTTCACGAGGACTTATCCTCTCGTCCGTTTCTTCAGACGCTGACGACGAGATCTCCTTCAACccggatgacatcatcaccaacatCGAGATGATTGACGAGGGATGGTGGAAGGGAGAGTGTCACGGACGCGTCGGCCTCTTCCCGGCTGCTTATGTTCAGATGAAGGACTGAGATACATGCTCAGTGGAATCCTGCAGATTTTTAAGGTTCTTCAAACCATTTATTTGGACTCTGTATTTATCACTGCAAATTTGTACCAAATGACTTCTAATGAAATGCTTTTAATCACTGAGGCCATAAACGAGGACGTACATCATGTATCAACGCACTGattgaacaaaataaaagttccaCAGACGACCTTCTTGTGACGTTTGTATCACAACTTTTATTGTCCTTTTCTCATCAGCTTCAACTTAGTTATATCTAAGGTTATAGTTTCTCATCTTCCACTGGATTTCTATTATATCatattgtgtttgcatttgaCATAATTCTCTCCATATTAGTTAGTAAACGCTacgtttaaaacagaaaataagtgTGTAATGAAGGGATTGTTCAGCAAGTAATGGTCGTCAACTCTTAGGGTATTTACATGCATCTTCCAAAGTAGGGTTTACTCACAAATCTGGACAAATATTTCTGTGATTTGAGAGATTCTGACCCGATATAAAAAGAAACGAGGAGAGAAAAGTATGGAAAACAGTCAAACTGAAGCTATTGTGGTTCACGTTTAGCACTTAAACTTAAATGTTTTCCTTAAACAAATACtttcaaaacagcaaaaagacaaaacatagaTATGTCatagtatattttttttatcagagtaTGAAAAGATTTAATCAACAAAGGTCGTCTGCGtttctacaataaagacaaagaacTTAAAGTTCTGACATTTTGCACAAGGTTACTTAACACTTCTCCCAACATTTGGTGAAGCTGCTTTCCTGCAAGAAAAGAAACTCCTCCTGCAGTGAACgactttacaacaacaacaggctcTGAGGAACAACCATGAGCGTTGTAATCCATGCAACACAATGAGATTCAAACGGCAGAAACTATACAGATCTCATGAAGCcatcctgtgtttctgcatcaATCGTCTCCAAGGCAAAcaaaagttctttttttttttttcttcttctcccatTTCACCAGGAGagtcctttcttcttcttgcctTGGCCACCTTTCTTTGCCATCCGTCTGCCTTTCAGTTTCTTGGCCTGCCGTTGACTCATCCATGAGGGGTACTGGCCATTTTCATCCAGCAGAGTCGTCTTGTTTCGCTTGCTGTCCAAGTCCATCTTTCCATCTGtaacacacgcacaaaaaaaaggttaaaaagaaagaaagaatactGTTTCCTTGAGAAACATTGAGAGTTTACACGTTCTTAATATTCGTTTTTTTAGCAGATTTTCTTTACAGGGAGTGACCCGGCAACTCCCAGCAAGCAGATCAACTTCCACAATTTGGTTAGGACTTGGACCGGCAACCCTCTGGTCCCTACTCACTGAGCCGCCCCCTTTTAGAGTAGACGGGtgataaaaacctttaaagtaCTACTATAAACATTGTTGAACCATGTTGTGCACTCACCGTCACCCTCCACCTCTGCCATGTTTACATCTGCCTGCTTCTTGATCTTGGAAGCAGGCACCACAGTGGCGATCTCCTCCACGTCGGCCATCACAGCTTCTCCTTTCTTATCCAGGCTCAGAGCTTGCTTCAGACGGGCCAGCTCTTTGGGGgcattcttcttcctcttctctgcgCGCATCTTCCTCTTCCATTTGCTCCGGAGGCTTTT contains:
- the hcls1 gene encoding src substrate protein p85-like, translating into MWKSVVGHDVSMKVAAEGDDWETDPDFENDVSEQEQRWGAKTIEGSGRKEHISVAELRNKVAVEHEKGKQKDQTPKASYGYGGKFGVEKDRMDKAALGHDYVAQVEQHSSQKDAAKGFGGKFGVQKDRVDKSAMGFEYKGEVQQHASQKDHSKGFGGKYGVEKEKVDKAALGYDYKSQTEKHQSQKDYAKGFGGKYGVEKEKVDKAALGYDYKGETEKHQSQKDYSKGFGGKYGVEKEKVDKAALGYDYKGETEKHQSQKDYSAGFGGRYGVQADRMDKSAAGFSDIDSPTSAYEKTQPIEASSSGAGKLKARFENMAKASEQENRKKAEEERARRQARESGEREAAKRRQEEERSREQESHPPPVPDVEPERFMPQQETHQYMPEIQEIPEPEPEEPEYEEPPALPPRGDDTDEEVDAPPLPGRSAYVEEEEVDAPPLPGRSAYVEEEEEEDAPPLPGRSAYVEEEEEGEGEYEDLSEPPPVPTETDNDYEDLTCGLQAVALYDYEGDADDEISFNPDDIITNIEMIDEGWWKGECHGRVGLFPAAYVQMKD
- the llph gene encoding protein LLP homolog, giving the protein MAKSLRSKWKRKMRAEKRKKNAPKELARLKQALSLDKKGEAVMADVEEIATVVPASKIKKQADVNMAEVEGDDGKMDLDSKRNKTTLLDENGQYPSWMSQRQAKKLKGRRMAKKGGQGKKKKGLSW